In Amyelois transitella isolate CPQ chromosome 5, ilAmyTran1.1, whole genome shotgun sequence, one DNA window encodes the following:
- the LOC106131792 gene encoding protein PTHB1 isoform X4, with protein MRVAGGETGPGSCHGPAAIPSCWLGVRLLTEGAADRQVLVLHPLSYAIYELRRKAGHIDAGEQNILELIVKHNFQEKAHSLTYGPFGNVKTREFICIQSLDGHFNFFDQDTFLFTCVLSDVIIPGPVCYIASSDLFVICKSTWILEIYSYQQLREFSEMNARQKKTIPQWIYNAGEEVSTVQVIQTSSNFSSIIALGERHLYCFQDNGLMKYMIKFDYTPICFHAYLIGWYYEPTARLVVMVSSDDSKLFVYEGTTLLWSCDLLNRAISISRCFLKYLPGGLVTLSINGVVAINVLGTEPDLNANASSMMNETIDPEVIQAELDDVEDKLECILRNKGEDTGQSIDQLIKIKADVGKPVQNLKGFSNDGILHLLMCPLVIIITCDDPKLVQSVQITYHCFPPFACSDSTVCLEEINGTEIIETQVFMSCEMDVAKTIVEILFTITDSNGKISVFSKHIMLPMSVYCSPVDLVSEYELSLHITLNQSCVGLTKIFTDFSEEELLKSENSLNAVKFMYRNSKKNVAFKENGNYYNIEASDFPEIVAVMEHFLFRLENHHTRMGIKDFKCYVKLDKETNKQLIHKFLKSIENHAKERLRLKKHEDELDVLQKQFTLIQKKLLVQYGSLPPGDCDPLEFLMRDTHKRLMDTVKDILECRERVNKAGGTLASVGHLIVLILKRASKDEFMIKLIEEMLSLDTLYYINQEWEEAVTQALTYILNNVLQKSEKDKEKLAPVTEQGILSHVNLKRFLKQIRMVVENMFSEAILDADSSNTEVKAPVTRIEEFVEVL; from the exons ATGCGAGTGGCGGGTGGagagacaggaccaggaagctgccatggacctgctgcgatacctAGTTGCTGGCTTGGTGTGAGACTGCTCACAGA AGGAGCTGCCGATCGCCAAGTGCTTGTGCTCCACCCGCTGAGCTATGCCATATATGAATTGCGAAGAAAGGCGGGACATATTGATGCTG GTGAACAGAATATATTGGAACTAATTGTTAAACATAATTTCCAAGAAAAAGCGCATAGTTTGACATATGGTCCCTTTGGGAATGTAAAGACTAGAGAATTCATATGCATTCAGAGTTTAGATGGCCATTTCAACTTCTTCGATCAGGAcacatttttgtttacatgTGTCCTCAGTGACGTTATCATCCCTGGACCTGTATGTTATATTGCCAGCAGCGATTTATTCGTAATTTGCAAATCTACCTGGATTTTAGAGATATACAG ttACCAGCAGCTGAGAGAATTTAGTGAAATGAATGCGCGACAAAAGAAGACTATACCACAATGGATTTACAACGCAGGGGAAGAAGTTTCCACGGTGCAAGTAATCCAG actaGCAGCAATTTTTCGAGTATTATAGCTTTGGGCGAAAGGCACCTATATTGCTTTCAAGATAATGGGCTCATGAAGTATATGATCAAGTTTGATTATACACCTATTTGTTTCCACGCATATCTTATTGGGTGGTATTATG AGCCAACCGCAAGATTAGTAGTAATGGTATCATCCGATGattcaaaactttttgtttatgAAGGTACAACATTATTGTGGTCATGTGACTTATTAAATAGAGCAATTTCAATATCAAGatgttttttgaaatatcTGCCTGGGGGTTTGGTTACATTATCCATTAATGGAGTGGTCGCAATTAACGTTTTGGGAACGGAACCTGATTTGAATGCTAATGCCAGTTCTATGATGAATGAAACCATTGATCCTGAAGTCATTCAAGCTGAATTAGATGATGTGGAAGACAAACTGGAATGCATATTAAGAAATAAGGGTGAAg aTACAGGCCAGTCAATTGATCAACtcattaaaataaaggcaGACGTAGGTAAACCAGTTCAAAACCTAAAAGGATTTTCAAACGACGGGATTTTACATTTACTGATGTGCCCTTTAGTGATTATTATAACGTGTGATGACCCGAAACTAGTTCAAAGTGTCCAAATTACTTACCACTGCTTTCCACCATTTGCATGTTCAGATTCGACAGTATGTTTAGAAGAAATTAATGGAACTGAAATAATAGAGACACAAGTATTCATGTCATGCGaaatggatgtcgcaaaaacGATAGTGgaaatactttttactattACGGACTCAAATGGAAAAATCAGCGTGTTTTCTAAACATATCATGTTGCCAATGAGTGTTTATTGTTCACCAGTTGATTTAGTGTCGGAATATGAACTGAGCTTGCATATTACTTTAAATCAATCGTGTGTAGGACTTACAAAGATATTTACAG atttttctGAGGAGGAATTACTCAAGTCTGAAAATTCTCTGAATGCTGtaaaatttatgtacagaaataGTAAGAAGAATGTGGCTTTCAAAGAAAatggaaattattataacatagAAGCTAGTGATTTTCCAGAAATTGTAGCTGTAATGGAACACTTCCTATTTAGACTTGAAAACCATCACACCAGGATGGGAATCaaagattttaaatgttatgtaaAACTTGATAAAGAAACCAATAAACAgttaattcataaatttctaaaaagtaTTGAAAACCACGCTAAAGAAAGACTTAGGCTGAAGAAGCATgag gaCGAGTTAGACGTGCTCCAAAAACAATTTACCCTTATCCAGAAAAAGCTCCTAGTGCAATATGGTTCGTTACCGCCAGGGGATTGCGATCCACTGGAGTTCTTAATGAGGGACACACATAAACGTCTGATGGATACTGTTAAGGATATTTTAGAATGCAGAGAAAGAGTGAACAA AGCTGGAGGAACTTTGGCATCTGTGGGACatcttattgttttaattttgaagcGAGCTTCAAAAGACGAGTTCATGATCAAATTGATTGAAGAAATGCTATCTTTGGACACTCTTTACTACATAAATCAA GAGTGGGAAGAAGCTGTTACTCAGGCGTTAACATACATTCTTAATAATGTTCTGCAAAAATCCGAGAAAGACAAGGAAAAGTTGGCTCCGGTGACTGAACAAGGGATTTTATCTCATGTTAATCTCAAAAGATTCCTCAAACAAATTCGAATGGTTGTGGAAAATATGTTTTCTGAAGCAATACTAGATGCGGATAGTTCAAATACTGAGGTGAAGGCACCCGTGACACGTATTGAAGAATTTGTAGAAGTATTATAA
- the LOC106131792 gene encoding protein PTHB1 isoform X2, producing the protein MRVAGGETGPGSCHGPAAIPSCWLGVRLLTDAYSDGDCIIVGEEYTLKIYKPSPNQEISDSLLECNLNDVILQIETGKFMAGAADRQVLVLHPLSYAIYELRRKAGHIDAGEQNILELIVKHNFQEKAHSLTYGPFGNVKTREFICIQSLDGHFNFFDQDTFLFTCVLSDVIIPGPVCYIASSDLFVICKSTWILEIYSYQQLREFSEMNARQKKTIPQWIYNAGEEVSTVQVIQTSSNFSSIIALGERHLYCFQDNGLMKYMIKFDYTPICFHAYLIGWYYEPTARLVVMVSSDDSKLFVYEGTTLLWSCDLLNRAISISRCFLKYLPGGLVTLSINGVVAINVLGTEPDLNANASSMMNETIDPEVIQAELDDVEDKLECILRNKGEDTGQSIDQLIKIKADVGKPVQNLKGFSNDGILHLLMCPLVIIITCDDPKLVQSVQITYHCFPPFACSDSTVCLEEINGTEIIETQVFMSCEMDVAKTIVEILFTITDSNGKISVFSKHIMLPMSVYCSPVDLVSEYELSLHITLNQSCVGLTKIFTDFSEEELLKSENSLNAVKFMYRNSKKNVAFKENGNYYNIEASDFPEIVAVMEHFLFRLENHHTRMGIKDFKCYVKLDKETNKQLIHKFLKSIENHAKERLRLKKHEDELDVLQKQFTLIQKKLLVQYGSLPPGDCDPLEFLMRDTHKRLMDTVKDILECRERVNKAGGTLASVGHLIVLILKRASKDEFMIKLIEEMLSLDTLYYINQEWEEAVTQALTYILNNVLQKSEKDKEKLAPVTEQGILSHVNLKRFLKQIRMVVENMFSEAILDADSSNTEVKAPVTRIEEFVEVL; encoded by the exons ATGCGAGTGGCGGGTGGagagacaggaccaggaagctgccatggacctgctgcgatacctAGTTGCTGGCTTGGTGTGAGACTGCTCACAGA TGCTTACAGCGATGGGGACTGCATCATAGTCGGCGAAGAATATACACTTAAAATATACAAGCCCAGTCCTAATCAGGAAATATCTGATTCACTGTTGGAATGCAATTTGAACGACGTTATATTACAAATAGAAACTGGCAAGTTTATGGC AGGAGCTGCCGATCGCCAAGTGCTTGTGCTCCACCCGCTGAGCTATGCCATATATGAATTGCGAAGAAAGGCGGGACATATTGATGCTG GTGAACAGAATATATTGGAACTAATTGTTAAACATAATTTCCAAGAAAAAGCGCATAGTTTGACATATGGTCCCTTTGGGAATGTAAAGACTAGAGAATTCATATGCATTCAGAGTTTAGATGGCCATTTCAACTTCTTCGATCAGGAcacatttttgtttacatgTGTCCTCAGTGACGTTATCATCCCTGGACCTGTATGTTATATTGCCAGCAGCGATTTATTCGTAATTTGCAAATCTACCTGGATTTTAGAGATATACAG ttACCAGCAGCTGAGAGAATTTAGTGAAATGAATGCGCGACAAAAGAAGACTATACCACAATGGATTTACAACGCAGGGGAAGAAGTTTCCACGGTGCAAGTAATCCAG actaGCAGCAATTTTTCGAGTATTATAGCTTTGGGCGAAAGGCACCTATATTGCTTTCAAGATAATGGGCTCATGAAGTATATGATCAAGTTTGATTATACACCTATTTGTTTCCACGCATATCTTATTGGGTGGTATTATG AGCCAACCGCAAGATTAGTAGTAATGGTATCATCCGATGattcaaaactttttgtttatgAAGGTACAACATTATTGTGGTCATGTGACTTATTAAATAGAGCAATTTCAATATCAAGatgttttttgaaatatcTGCCTGGGGGTTTGGTTACATTATCCATTAATGGAGTGGTCGCAATTAACGTTTTGGGAACGGAACCTGATTTGAATGCTAATGCCAGTTCTATGATGAATGAAACCATTGATCCTGAAGTCATTCAAGCTGAATTAGATGATGTGGAAGACAAACTGGAATGCATATTAAGAAATAAGGGTGAAg aTACAGGCCAGTCAATTGATCAACtcattaaaataaaggcaGACGTAGGTAAACCAGTTCAAAACCTAAAAGGATTTTCAAACGACGGGATTTTACATTTACTGATGTGCCCTTTAGTGATTATTATAACGTGTGATGACCCGAAACTAGTTCAAAGTGTCCAAATTACTTACCACTGCTTTCCACCATTTGCATGTTCAGATTCGACAGTATGTTTAGAAGAAATTAATGGAACTGAAATAATAGAGACACAAGTATTCATGTCATGCGaaatggatgtcgcaaaaacGATAGTGgaaatactttttactattACGGACTCAAATGGAAAAATCAGCGTGTTTTCTAAACATATCATGTTGCCAATGAGTGTTTATTGTTCACCAGTTGATTTAGTGTCGGAATATGAACTGAGCTTGCATATTACTTTAAATCAATCGTGTGTAGGACTTACAAAGATATTTACAG atttttctGAGGAGGAATTACTCAAGTCTGAAAATTCTCTGAATGCTGtaaaatttatgtacagaaataGTAAGAAGAATGTGGCTTTCAAAGAAAatggaaattattataacatagAAGCTAGTGATTTTCCAGAAATTGTAGCTGTAATGGAACACTTCCTATTTAGACTTGAAAACCATCACACCAGGATGGGAATCaaagattttaaatgttatgtaaAACTTGATAAAGAAACCAATAAACAgttaattcataaatttctaaaaagtaTTGAAAACCACGCTAAAGAAAGACTTAGGCTGAAGAAGCATgag gaCGAGTTAGACGTGCTCCAAAAACAATTTACCCTTATCCAGAAAAAGCTCCTAGTGCAATATGGTTCGTTACCGCCAGGGGATTGCGATCCACTGGAGTTCTTAATGAGGGACACACATAAACGTCTGATGGATACTGTTAAGGATATTTTAGAATGCAGAGAAAGAGTGAACAA AGCTGGAGGAACTTTGGCATCTGTGGGACatcttattgttttaattttgaagcGAGCTTCAAAAGACGAGTTCATGATCAAATTGATTGAAGAAATGCTATCTTTGGACACTCTTTACTACATAAATCAA GAGTGGGAAGAAGCTGTTACTCAGGCGTTAACATACATTCTTAATAATGTTCTGCAAAAATCCGAGAAAGACAAGGAAAAGTTGGCTCCGGTGACTGAACAAGGGATTTTATCTCATGTTAATCTCAAAAGATTCCTCAAACAAATTCGAATGGTTGTGGAAAATATGTTTTCTGAAGCAATACTAGATGCGGATAGTTCAAATACTGAGGTGAAGGCACCCGTGACACGTATTGAAGAATTTGTAGAAGTATTATAA
- the LOC106131792 gene encoding protein PTHB1 isoform X1, whose protein sequence is MSIFKVKQWWSNNKLQDNEIKSGVQSAWCLRVNRFSAYSDGDCIIVGEEYTLKIYKPSPNQEISDSLLECNLNDVILQIETGKFMAGAADRQVLVLHPLSYAIYELRRKAGHIDAGEQNILELIVKHNFQEKAHSLTYGPFGNVKTREFICIQSLDGHFNFFDQDTFLFTCVLSDVIIPGPVCYIASSDLFVICKSTWILEIYSYQQLREFSEMNARQKKTIPQWIYNAGEEVSTVQVIQTSSNFSSIIALGERHLYCFQDNGLMKYMIKFDYTPICFHAYLIGWYYEPTARLVVMVSSDDSKLFVYEGTTLLWSCDLLNRAISISRCFLKYLPGGLVTLSINGVVAINVLGTEPDLNANASSMMNETIDPEVIQAELDDVEDKLECILRNKGEDTGQSIDQLIKIKADVGKPVQNLKGFSNDGILHLLMCPLVIIITCDDPKLVQSVQITYHCFPPFACSDSTVCLEEINGTEIIETQVFMSCEMDVAKTIVEILFTITDSNGKISVFSKHIMLPMSVYCSPVDLVSEYELSLHITLNQSCVGLTKIFTDFSEEELLKSENSLNAVKFMYRNSKKNVAFKENGNYYNIEASDFPEIVAVMEHFLFRLENHHTRMGIKDFKCYVKLDKETNKQLIHKFLKSIENHAKERLRLKKHEDELDVLQKQFTLIQKKLLVQYGSLPPGDCDPLEFLMRDTHKRLMDTVKDILECRERVNKAGGTLASVGHLIVLILKRASKDEFMIKLIEEMLSLDTLYYINQEWEEAVTQALTYILNNVLQKSEKDKEKLAPVTEQGILSHVNLKRFLKQIRMVVENMFSEAILDADSSNTEVKAPVTRIEEFVEVL, encoded by the exons ATGTCTATATTCAAAGTAAAGCAATGGTGGTCAAATAATAAACTTCAAGATAATGAGATAAAATCTGGTGTTCAGAGTGCCTGGTGTTTGAGGGTAAATAGGTTTAGTGCTTACAGCGATGGGGACTGCATCATAGTCGGCGAAGAATATACACTTAAAATATACAAGCCCAGTCCTAATCAGGAAATATCTGATTCACTGTTGGAATGCAATTTGAACGACGTTATATTACAAATAGAAACTGGCAAGTTTATGGC AGGAGCTGCCGATCGCCAAGTGCTTGTGCTCCACCCGCTGAGCTATGCCATATATGAATTGCGAAGAAAGGCGGGACATATTGATGCTG GTGAACAGAATATATTGGAACTAATTGTTAAACATAATTTCCAAGAAAAAGCGCATAGTTTGACATATGGTCCCTTTGGGAATGTAAAGACTAGAGAATTCATATGCATTCAGAGTTTAGATGGCCATTTCAACTTCTTCGATCAGGAcacatttttgtttacatgTGTCCTCAGTGACGTTATCATCCCTGGACCTGTATGTTATATTGCCAGCAGCGATTTATTCGTAATTTGCAAATCTACCTGGATTTTAGAGATATACAG ttACCAGCAGCTGAGAGAATTTAGTGAAATGAATGCGCGACAAAAGAAGACTATACCACAATGGATTTACAACGCAGGGGAAGAAGTTTCCACGGTGCAAGTAATCCAG actaGCAGCAATTTTTCGAGTATTATAGCTTTGGGCGAAAGGCACCTATATTGCTTTCAAGATAATGGGCTCATGAAGTATATGATCAAGTTTGATTATACACCTATTTGTTTCCACGCATATCTTATTGGGTGGTATTATG AGCCAACCGCAAGATTAGTAGTAATGGTATCATCCGATGattcaaaactttttgtttatgAAGGTACAACATTATTGTGGTCATGTGACTTATTAAATAGAGCAATTTCAATATCAAGatgttttttgaaatatcTGCCTGGGGGTTTGGTTACATTATCCATTAATGGAGTGGTCGCAATTAACGTTTTGGGAACGGAACCTGATTTGAATGCTAATGCCAGTTCTATGATGAATGAAACCATTGATCCTGAAGTCATTCAAGCTGAATTAGATGATGTGGAAGACAAACTGGAATGCATATTAAGAAATAAGGGTGAAg aTACAGGCCAGTCAATTGATCAACtcattaaaataaaggcaGACGTAGGTAAACCAGTTCAAAACCTAAAAGGATTTTCAAACGACGGGATTTTACATTTACTGATGTGCCCTTTAGTGATTATTATAACGTGTGATGACCCGAAACTAGTTCAAAGTGTCCAAATTACTTACCACTGCTTTCCACCATTTGCATGTTCAGATTCGACAGTATGTTTAGAAGAAATTAATGGAACTGAAATAATAGAGACACAAGTATTCATGTCATGCGaaatggatgtcgcaaaaacGATAGTGgaaatactttttactattACGGACTCAAATGGAAAAATCAGCGTGTTTTCTAAACATATCATGTTGCCAATGAGTGTTTATTGTTCACCAGTTGATTTAGTGTCGGAATATGAACTGAGCTTGCATATTACTTTAAATCAATCGTGTGTAGGACTTACAAAGATATTTACAG atttttctGAGGAGGAATTACTCAAGTCTGAAAATTCTCTGAATGCTGtaaaatttatgtacagaaataGTAAGAAGAATGTGGCTTTCAAAGAAAatggaaattattataacatagAAGCTAGTGATTTTCCAGAAATTGTAGCTGTAATGGAACACTTCCTATTTAGACTTGAAAACCATCACACCAGGATGGGAATCaaagattttaaatgttatgtaaAACTTGATAAAGAAACCAATAAACAgttaattcataaatttctaaaaagtaTTGAAAACCACGCTAAAGAAAGACTTAGGCTGAAGAAGCATgag gaCGAGTTAGACGTGCTCCAAAAACAATTTACCCTTATCCAGAAAAAGCTCCTAGTGCAATATGGTTCGTTACCGCCAGGGGATTGCGATCCACTGGAGTTCTTAATGAGGGACACACATAAACGTCTGATGGATACTGTTAAGGATATTTTAGAATGCAGAGAAAGAGTGAACAA AGCTGGAGGAACTTTGGCATCTGTGGGACatcttattgttttaattttgaagcGAGCTTCAAAAGACGAGTTCATGATCAAATTGATTGAAGAAATGCTATCTTTGGACACTCTTTACTACATAAATCAA GAGTGGGAAGAAGCTGTTACTCAGGCGTTAACATACATTCTTAATAATGTTCTGCAAAAATCCGAGAAAGACAAGGAAAAGTTGGCTCCGGTGACTGAACAAGGGATTTTATCTCATGTTAATCTCAAAAGATTCCTCAAACAAATTCGAATGGTTGTGGAAAATATGTTTTCTGAAGCAATACTAGATGCGGATAGTTCAAATACTGAGGTGAAGGCACCCGTGACACGTATTGAAGAATTTGTAGAAGTATTATAA
- the LOC106131792 gene encoding protein PTHB1 isoform X6, protein MAGAADRQVLVLHPLSYAIYELRRKAGHIDAGEQNILELIVKHNFQEKAHSLTYGPFGNVKTREFICIQSLDGHFNFFDQDTFLFTCVLSDVIIPGPVCYIASSDLFVICKSTWILEIYSYQQLREFSEMNARQKKTIPQWIYNAGEEVSTVQVIQTSSNFSSIIALGERHLYCFQDNGLMKYMIKFDYTPICFHAYLIGWYYEPTARLVVMVSSDDSKLFVYEGTTLLWSCDLLNRAISISRCFLKYLPGGLVTLSINGVVAINVLGTEPDLNANASSMMNETIDPEVIQAELDDVEDKLECILRNKGEDTGQSIDQLIKIKADVGKPVQNLKGFSNDGILHLLMCPLVIIITCDDPKLVQSVQITYHCFPPFACSDSTVCLEEINGTEIIETQVFMSCEMDVAKTIVEILFTITDSNGKISVFSKHIMLPMSVYCSPVDLVSEYELSLHITLNQSCVGLTKIFTDFSEEELLKSENSLNAVKFMYRNSKKNVAFKENGNYYNIEASDFPEIVAVMEHFLFRLENHHTRMGIKDFKCYVKLDKETNKQLIHKFLKSIENHAKERLRLKKHEDELDVLQKQFTLIQKKLLVQYGSLPPGDCDPLEFLMRDTHKRLMDTVKDILECRERVNKAGGTLASVGHLIVLILKRASKDEFMIKLIEEMLSLDTLYYINQEWEEAVTQALTYILNNVLQKSEKDKEKLAPVTEQGILSHVNLKRFLKQIRMVVENMFSEAILDADSSNTEVKAPVTRIEEFVEVL, encoded by the exons ATGGC AGGAGCTGCCGATCGCCAAGTGCTTGTGCTCCACCCGCTGAGCTATGCCATATATGAATTGCGAAGAAAGGCGGGACATATTGATGCTG GTGAACAGAATATATTGGAACTAATTGTTAAACATAATTTCCAAGAAAAAGCGCATAGTTTGACATATGGTCCCTTTGGGAATGTAAAGACTAGAGAATTCATATGCATTCAGAGTTTAGATGGCCATTTCAACTTCTTCGATCAGGAcacatttttgtttacatgTGTCCTCAGTGACGTTATCATCCCTGGACCTGTATGTTATATTGCCAGCAGCGATTTATTCGTAATTTGCAAATCTACCTGGATTTTAGAGATATACAG ttACCAGCAGCTGAGAGAATTTAGTGAAATGAATGCGCGACAAAAGAAGACTATACCACAATGGATTTACAACGCAGGGGAAGAAGTTTCCACGGTGCAAGTAATCCAG actaGCAGCAATTTTTCGAGTATTATAGCTTTGGGCGAAAGGCACCTATATTGCTTTCAAGATAATGGGCTCATGAAGTATATGATCAAGTTTGATTATACACCTATTTGTTTCCACGCATATCTTATTGGGTGGTATTATG AGCCAACCGCAAGATTAGTAGTAATGGTATCATCCGATGattcaaaactttttgtttatgAAGGTACAACATTATTGTGGTCATGTGACTTATTAAATAGAGCAATTTCAATATCAAGatgttttttgaaatatcTGCCTGGGGGTTTGGTTACATTATCCATTAATGGAGTGGTCGCAATTAACGTTTTGGGAACGGAACCTGATTTGAATGCTAATGCCAGTTCTATGATGAATGAAACCATTGATCCTGAAGTCATTCAAGCTGAATTAGATGATGTGGAAGACAAACTGGAATGCATATTAAGAAATAAGGGTGAAg aTACAGGCCAGTCAATTGATCAACtcattaaaataaaggcaGACGTAGGTAAACCAGTTCAAAACCTAAAAGGATTTTCAAACGACGGGATTTTACATTTACTGATGTGCCCTTTAGTGATTATTATAACGTGTGATGACCCGAAACTAGTTCAAAGTGTCCAAATTACTTACCACTGCTTTCCACCATTTGCATGTTCAGATTCGACAGTATGTTTAGAAGAAATTAATGGAACTGAAATAATAGAGACACAAGTATTCATGTCATGCGaaatggatgtcgcaaaaacGATAGTGgaaatactttttactattACGGACTCAAATGGAAAAATCAGCGTGTTTTCTAAACATATCATGTTGCCAATGAGTGTTTATTGTTCACCAGTTGATTTAGTGTCGGAATATGAACTGAGCTTGCATATTACTTTAAATCAATCGTGTGTAGGACTTACAAAGATATTTACAG atttttctGAGGAGGAATTACTCAAGTCTGAAAATTCTCTGAATGCTGtaaaatttatgtacagaaataGTAAGAAGAATGTGGCTTTCAAAGAAAatggaaattattataacatagAAGCTAGTGATTTTCCAGAAATTGTAGCTGTAATGGAACACTTCCTATTTAGACTTGAAAACCATCACACCAGGATGGGAATCaaagattttaaatgttatgtaaAACTTGATAAAGAAACCAATAAACAgttaattcataaatttctaaaaagtaTTGAAAACCACGCTAAAGAAAGACTTAGGCTGAAGAAGCATgag gaCGAGTTAGACGTGCTCCAAAAACAATTTACCCTTATCCAGAAAAAGCTCCTAGTGCAATATGGTTCGTTACCGCCAGGGGATTGCGATCCACTGGAGTTCTTAATGAGGGACACACATAAACGTCTGATGGATACTGTTAAGGATATTTTAGAATGCAGAGAAAGAGTGAACAA AGCTGGAGGAACTTTGGCATCTGTGGGACatcttattgttttaattttgaagcGAGCTTCAAAAGACGAGTTCATGATCAAATTGATTGAAGAAATGCTATCTTTGGACACTCTTTACTACATAAATCAA GAGTGGGAAGAAGCTGTTACTCAGGCGTTAACATACATTCTTAATAATGTTCTGCAAAAATCCGAGAAAGACAAGGAAAAGTTGGCTCCGGTGACTGAACAAGGGATTTTATCTCATGTTAATCTCAAAAGATTCCTCAAACAAATTCGAATGGTTGTGGAAAATATGTTTTCTGAAGCAATACTAGATGCGGATAGTTCAAATACTGAGGTGAAGGCACCCGTGACACGTATTGAAGAATTTGTAGAAGTATTATAA